A single window of Fischerella sp. PCC 9605 DNA harbors:
- a CDS encoding lipid kinase, whose translation MNRRALLLVNRQSRQGQKRLPEVMSCLVQQGFELIAASAENPQDFSDVIRRYQHQVDMVIIGGGDGTLNAAVGTLIETKLPLGILPLGTANDLARTLGIPNSLPEASKVIANGKVRRIDLGRVNDKYFFNVASLGLSVKITQRLTKEVKRRWGIFAYAFTALQVIWESRPFSAEIRIHGKSIKVKTVQIAVGNGRYYGGGMAVAHDATIDDQRLDLYSLEIQHWWEIIFLLPAMRQGRHINARNVRALQGQEIEVYTRKPRPINTDGEITTQTPARFRVIPQALAVFIPRE comes from the coding sequence ATGAATCGGCGCGCACTGTTGTTAGTAAATCGTCAATCCCGCCAAGGACAAAAGCGTCTGCCAGAAGTGATGAGTTGTCTGGTGCAACAAGGATTCGAGTTAATTGCAGCATCCGCAGAAAACCCTCAAGACTTCTCAGATGTGATCCGCAGATACCAGCATCAAGTTGACATGGTAATTATTGGCGGTGGTGATGGCACTCTCAATGCTGCGGTAGGCACTTTAATTGAAACCAAATTACCCTTGGGAATCTTACCCTTGGGAACTGCCAACGATTTGGCTAGGACTTTAGGAATTCCCAATTCATTACCTGAAGCTAGCAAAGTTATTGCTAACGGTAAAGTGCGACGCATCGACTTAGGACGAGTAAATGACAAGTACTTTTTCAACGTAGCTAGTTTGGGGCTGAGTGTGAAAATTACGCAGCGACTCACCAAAGAAGTTAAACGCCGTTGGGGAATATTTGCTTATGCTTTCACCGCATTGCAAGTAATTTGGGAATCTCGACCCTTTAGTGCCGAGATTCGTATTCATGGCAAATCAATTAAAGTCAAAACCGTGCAAATTGCAGTTGGTAATGGTCGATACTACGGCGGTGGCATGGCAGTAGCTCACGATGCCACCATTGACGATCAAAGACTAGACTTGTACAGTTTGGAGATTCAGCACTGGTGGGAAATTATTTTCTTACTGCCTGCGATGCGACAAGGGCGACATATTAATGCACGCAATGTCCGCGCCCTTCAAGGTCAGGAAATAGAGGTGTACACCCGCAAACCGCGTCCTATTAATACTGATGGTGAAATTACGACCCAGACTCCTGCACGTTTTCGTGTTATTCCTCAAGCACTAGCTGTTTTTATTCCTAGAGAATAA
- a CDS encoding exopolysaccharide biosynthesis protein — protein sequence MHLKFSQDIKALLQRLAEQPLSLGDVLAETSERGFSLVIALLVLPFLFPMPPGLTGPFGGACLILSVQMILGRRSPWLPHKIAKYKFPRSFAQILLQNLQRVTRILEKIARPRLSKIADHGWVWRLNGLCISWLAVLLISPVPLTNPIPTIGILLLAVATIESDGLLMCIGYIFTVLTTLLFAFIGYVFFIAPSLIPALWR from the coding sequence ATGCATTTGAAATTTTCTCAAGACATCAAGGCACTTTTGCAACGTTTAGCCGAACAGCCTTTGTCACTTGGAGATGTTCTAGCAGAAACCTCTGAACGAGGTTTTAGCTTGGTGATTGCACTATTAGTTTTGCCATTTTTGTTTCCCATGCCACCAGGATTAACAGGCCCATTTGGTGGTGCTTGCTTGATATTATCAGTGCAGATGATTTTAGGAAGGCGATCGCCTTGGCTCCCTCACAAAATCGCTAAGTATAAATTTCCTCGTTCCTTTGCACAGATACTATTGCAAAATCTGCAACGTGTTACCAGAATCTTAGAAAAAATTGCTCGTCCTCGATTGTCTAAAATAGCTGACCATGGCTGGGTTTGGCGTCTTAATGGGCTTTGTATTTCCTGGCTGGCTGTGTTGCTAATATCACCAGTTCCGCTTACAAATCCCATCCCTACTATAGGTATTTTACTGTTAGCAGTAGCAACAATAGAATCAGATGGTTTACTGATGTGTATTGGCTACATTTTTACTGTTTTAACTACTTTATTATTTGCCTTTATTGGTTATGTATTTTTTATAGCTCCAAGCTTGATACCAGCACTCTGGCGGTAA
- a CDS encoding PAP/fibrillin family protein encodes MHHQRARVDNQSSLESTLSFSGWVDITYLDDNLRLVRGNQRNLYVLVRDE; translated from the coding sequence TTGCACCACCAAAGGGCTAGAGTCGATAATCAGTCTTCTCTCGAATCAACACTTTCATTTAGTGGCTGGGTAGACATTACCTATCTGGATGACAATCTCCGCCTTGTGCGTGGTAATCAGAGAAATTTGTATGTGCTGGTGCGAGATGAATAA
- a CDS encoding SpoIID/LytB domain-containing protein: MISGMKFQLFLASLFSQIKGRHWWFGMLLWIALCLPAQASVILRVAIERDVNQVKVGSSTTAVVKDSSGRTLGQLPAMNAYYAQPVSGGVALDKWRSALFWIEPTGKGFVYIGDRWYRGRTLVVPTEKGLTAVNWVDLEEYLYSVIGGEMDTRWPLEALKAQAIAARTYALYERQRQRNNPIYDLGDTPDRWQIYKGVLSETRTTYAAVDTTAGQVLTYKNQLILSAFHACSGGHTENVEDVWGSKEDYLRAVPDFDQNIRECYWARTFSPTEISTKFPEVGNPKQMIVEKRSPFNSVKALKIVGDKGEKVLRGEEVRTALKLRSTRFNVSNGNGGFLLQGLGFGHAIGMSQWGAYNLALQGANHLQILGHYYKGVALTPIKVSNK; this comes from the coding sequence ATGATCAGCGGCATGAAATTTCAACTGTTCTTAGCCTCTTTGTTTTCCCAGATTAAAGGACGCCATTGGTGGTTTGGTATGCTTTTGTGGATTGCATTGTGCTTACCTGCACAAGCATCTGTAATCCTGCGCGTAGCAATTGAGCGGGATGTCAATCAGGTGAAAGTGGGTAGTTCCACAACTGCGGTTGTCAAAGATAGTAGTGGCCGTACTCTGGGACAATTACCGGCGATGAATGCGTATTATGCCCAACCGGTTTCTGGCGGAGTTGCTTTGGATAAGTGGCGTTCTGCTTTATTTTGGATTGAACCGACAGGTAAGGGATTTGTTTATATTGGCGATCGCTGGTATCGAGGCAGAACTTTAGTTGTTCCCACAGAAAAAGGCCTAACTGCTGTTAACTGGGTGGATTTGGAAGAATATCTCTACAGCGTTATCGGTGGCGAAATGGACACCCGCTGGCCTCTAGAAGCTCTCAAAGCTCAAGCGATCGCTGCCCGTACTTATGCTCTTTACGAGCGTCAAAGACAGCGCAATAACCCCATTTACGACTTGGGTGATACTCCTGATCGCTGGCAGATTTACAAAGGCGTACTCAGTGAAACTCGCACTACTTATGCAGCAGTAGATACTACTGCGGGACAGGTACTTACTTACAAAAACCAGCTGATTCTCTCTGCATTCCATGCTTGTTCTGGCGGACACACTGAAAACGTCGAAGATGTCTGGGGAAGCAAAGAAGATTACTTGCGTGCGGTTCCCGACTTCGACCAAAATATCCGCGAGTGCTATTGGGCAAGAACCTTTTCTCCAACAGAAATTAGCACCAAATTTCCAGAAGTTGGCAATCCCAAGCAGATGATTGTAGAGAAGCGATCGCCTTTCAACAGCGTCAAAGCTTTAAAAATTGTCGGCGACAAAGGCGAAAAGGTGCTGCGAGGTGAAGAAGTGCGGACTGCCTTGAAGCTAAGAAGCACTCGCTTTAACGTCTCCAACGGCAATGGTGGTTTTTTACTGCAAGGACTAGGTTTCGGTCATGCGATCGGCATGAGTCAATGGGGAGCCTACAATTTAGCTCTACAGGGGGCAAATCACCTGCAAATTTTGGGGCATTACTATAAAGGCGTAGCCCTCACACCAATTAAGGTGAGTAACAAGTAA
- a CDS encoding LabA-like NYN domain-containing protein, with the protein MNTTDFNKKNTQNQGWRHQPLYQEQNLIEIDFQDENLEIPDVSGESSIYNLSNRGRVVILIDGSNLFYAALQLGIEIDYSKLLSHLAKGGRLLRAFFYTGVDRTNEKQQGFLLWMRRNGYRVVTKDVVQFPDGSKKANLEVEIAVDMMTLASYCDTVVLVSGDGDLAYAVNAVSYKGVRVEIVSLRSMTSDNLINVADCFIDLDSIKEEIQKVSPANSYM; encoded by the coding sequence ATGAACACCACCGATTTTAACAAAAAAAACACTCAAAATCAAGGATGGCGACACCAACCGCTATACCAGGAACAAAATCTGATTGAAATAGATTTTCAAGATGAAAATCTCGAAATACCAGATGTTTCCGGAGAAAGTTCAATTTATAATTTATCAAATCGCGGTCGAGTAGTTATTTTGATTGATGGCTCCAACTTATTTTATGCAGCTTTGCAACTAGGTATTGAAATTGATTACTCTAAACTACTTTCCCATTTAGCAAAAGGTGGCAGGTTGTTGCGCGCTTTTTTCTACACTGGTGTTGATCGCACCAACGAAAAACAACAGGGTTTTCTGTTGTGGATGCGTCGCAACGGCTATCGTGTAGTGACCAAAGATGTAGTTCAGTTTCCTGATGGTTCTAAAAAAGCCAATTTGGAGGTAGAAATCGCCGTAGATATGATGACCTTAGCTTCCTACTGCGATACTGTGGTTCTAGTCAGTGGAGATGGAGACCTCGCTTATGCTGTTAACGCTGTTTCCTACAAAGGCGTGAGGGTTGAAATTGTTAGTCTACGCTCGATGACAAGTGACAATTTAATTAATGTCGCTGACTGCTTTATTGACCTCGATAGCATTAAAGAAGAAATTCAAAAAGTTTCCCCAGCTAATAGCTATATGTAG
- the hslO gene encoding Hsp33 family molecular chaperone HslO has protein sequence MADQLIRATAADGGIRAVGAITTRLTEEARQRHKLSYVATAALGRTMVAGLLMASNMKRTGSRVNIRVKGDGPLGGILIDAGLDGTVRGYVENPAIELPPNAKGKLDVGGAVGEGYLYVVRDIGYGYPYSSTVELVSGEIGDDVAHYLVTSEQTPSAVVLGVFVQPNGVTAAGGLLVQVLPKAARDEALIETLESRVAALTGFTPLLQAGKSLTEIFQDLLGDMGLVIFPETQMLRFHCGCSFDRVLKALKLLGEAELQDMIIKDDGAEATCDFCGTVYQASSDHLAQLIVDLQAESAATK, from the coding sequence ATGGCGGATCAGTTAATTCGCGCCACAGCAGCCGATGGCGGGATTCGTGCAGTAGGCGCAATCACGACTCGTCTGACAGAAGAAGCACGACAGCGCCATAAGCTTTCCTATGTAGCAACCGCTGCCCTAGGTCGGACTATGGTAGCAGGCTTGTTGATGGCATCCAACATGAAGCGGACTGGCTCTAGAGTTAACATCAGGGTAAAGGGTGATGGGCCTTTGGGTGGTATACTGATAGATGCAGGCTTAGATGGCACAGTACGCGGTTATGTAGAAAATCCAGCAATTGAGTTACCTCCAAATGCTAAAGGTAAGCTAGATGTTGGTGGTGCAGTTGGTGAGGGCTATCTCTATGTCGTACGCGACATTGGTTATGGCTACCCCTACTCCAGTACAGTTGAACTCGTTTCTGGTGAAATCGGAGATGATGTGGCTCATTACCTCGTCACTTCCGAACAAACACCTTCAGCTGTGGTTTTAGGTGTATTCGTGCAACCAAATGGAGTAACCGCCGCTGGCGGTTTGCTGGTGCAAGTGTTACCCAAAGCAGCCAGGGACGAAGCTTTAATAGAAACCTTAGAATCACGAGTTGCTGCTTTAACAGGATTTACTCCTTTGCTACAAGCTGGCAAGTCTTTAACAGAAATTTTCCAAGACTTGCTGGGAGATATGGGGTTAGTAATATTTCCTGAAACTCAAATGCTACGCTTCCACTGTGGTTGCTCATTTGACCGTGTCTTAAAAGCGCTGAAATTGTTGGGAGAAGCAGAATTGCAAGACATGATTATCAAAGATGATGGTGCAGAAGCAACTTGCGATTTTTGTGGTACAGTTTACCAGGCAAGTAGCGACCACTTAGCTCAGCTAATTGTCGATTTGCAAGCAGAATCTGCGGCTACCAAATAA
- a CDS encoding HhoA/HhoB/HtrA family serine endopeptidase has protein sequence MLFSQLPRSIRQLTTHVLAVILGVVLTVGTLQVSPSQAEPAPDPVTTDTPQLIAQRQSPAAAAIGSSSFVTAAVNRVGAAVVRIDTERTVTRRIPDPFYDDPFFRRFFGESFPQQLPPEQLRGLGSGFIIDKSGLVMTNAHVVDNADKVTVRLKDGRSFEGKVQGVDEVTDLAVVKINAGGDLPVAPLGTSSNVQVGDWAIAVGNPLGFDSTVTLGIVSTLRRSSAQVGIPDKRLDFIQTDAAINPGNSGGPLLNERGEVIGINTAIRADAMGIGFAIPIDKAKQIAAQLQRGGKVAHPYLGVQMLTLTPQLAKESNSDPNSQFLIPEVNGVLVMRVIPNSPAANAGIRRGDVITQVDGQSINSAEQLQNLVEDSRIGQTLQVKVQRGNQTQQLAVRTAELQNASR, from the coding sequence ATGCTATTTTCCCAACTACCCCGGTCTATTCGACAACTCACCACTCACGTATTAGCTGTAATTTTAGGAGTTGTATTAACTGTTGGCACTCTACAGGTGTCACCTTCCCAAGCTGAACCAGCACCAGATCCTGTCACAACAGACACACCACAACTAATTGCCCAGCGGCAATCACCAGCAGCAGCCGCTATTGGTAGCAGCAGCTTTGTGACGGCAGCGGTAAATCGCGTGGGGGCGGCAGTTGTACGGATTGATACCGAACGTACAGTTACCCGTCGTATCCCCGATCCATTCTATGATGACCCATTCTTCCGGAGGTTTTTTGGTGAAAGTTTTCCCCAACAGTTGCCTCCGGAGCAATTACGCGGTCTAGGCTCTGGTTTCATTATTGACAAAAGTGGCTTAGTTATGACTAACGCCCACGTGGTCGATAATGCTGATAAAGTCACAGTCCGCCTCAAGGATGGCCGCTCTTTTGAGGGCAAAGTTCAAGGTGTGGATGAGGTAACAGACTTGGCTGTCGTCAAGATTAACGCTGGTGGCGATTTGCCCGTTGCACCCTTAGGTACTTCATCTAATGTACAGGTGGGAGATTGGGCGATCGCAGTGGGCAATCCCTTGGGATTCGATAGCACTGTCACCTTAGGTATTGTCAGTACCCTCAGACGTTCCAGCGCCCAAGTAGGTATCCCCGATAAACGCTTGGACTTTATTCAAACTGATGCTGCAATTAACCCAGGTAACTCTGGCGGCCCGCTATTGAATGAACGAGGTGAAGTGATTGGCATCAACACAGCTATTCGTGCTGATGCGATGGGGATTGGGTTTGCTATTCCTATTGATAAAGCCAAACAAATAGCAGCCCAATTGCAACGCGGTGGCAAAGTCGCTCATCCTTACTTAGGCGTACAGATGCTAACTTTAACACCCCAGCTAGCAAAAGAGAGCAACAGCGACCCCAATTCCCAGTTTCTCATCCCAGAAGTGAATGGGGTTTTAGTGATGCGAGTTATACCGAATTCCCCAGCGGCTAATGCGGGTATTCGCCGAGGAGATGTAATTACTCAAGTTGATGGTCAATCAATCAACAGTGCCGAACAGTTGCAAAATCTCGTCGAAGATAGTCGTATCGGTCAGACGTTGCAAGTAAAAGTGCAGCGCGGTAATCAGACACAGCAACTAGCAGTACGCACAGCTGAATTGCAAAATGCGTCTAGGTAG
- a CDS encoding metal-sensing transcriptional repressor produces MNGSKRLAKSSLSNFEQEEDILLEDTDHVHADQTHKHGQSSHPHVHSEESLRRLVNRLSRIEGHIRGIKTMVQQNSPCPDVLLQIAAVRGALDRVARIILDEHLTECIARAAEEGNIEVEIEQLKAALDRFLP; encoded by the coding sequence ATGAACGGATCGAAGCGATTAGCTAAATCATCCTTGTCCAATTTTGAGCAAGAGGAGGATATACTCCTGGAAGATACAGACCATGTACATGCAGATCAAACTCACAAGCATGGACAGTCGTCTCATCCTCACGTTCATAGTGAAGAGTCTTTGCGACGATTGGTCAATCGGCTGTCGCGTATAGAAGGGCATATTCGTGGTATTAAGACTATGGTGCAGCAAAATAGCCCCTGTCCGGATGTGTTGTTGCAAATTGCCGCAGTGCGGGGTGCATTAGATCGGGTAGCACGAATTATTTTAGATGAACATTTAACAGAGTGTATTGCCAGAGCCGCAGAAGAAGGCAATATTGAGGTAGAAATTGAACAACTCAAAGCTGCCTTGGACAGGTTTTTACCGTAA
- the crtD gene encoding C-3',4' desaturase CrtD — MPNHRVGKNKPRVIVIGAGIGGLTAGALLAKKGYSVLILDQALVPGGCASTFKRKGFTFDVGATQVAGLEPGGIHHRIFSELEIDLPPATPCDPACAVYLPGEDTPINVWRDRQKWQEERQRQFPGSEPFWQLIAALFKASWEFQGRDPVLPPRDIWDLLQLTKAVRPGTLITVPYTLFTVGDALRAYKLADDHRLRTFLDLQLKLYSQVNAEETALLYAATALSVSQEPQGLFHLQGSMQVLSDRLVQALERDGGKLLMRHTVENIKVKDGKATAVVIRNQKTGEVWTESADHVVANVTVQNLVQLLGKKAPRGYKKRVEKLPPASGAFVIYLGVDESAIPPGCPPHLQFMYDANGPIGENNSLFVSVSNPGDGRAPVGKGTIIASSFVDPKPWWDTEDYEGLKQKYTEDAIAHLAKYFYLKPETILHIEAATPRTFARFTVRDRGIVGGIGQRIPTFGPFGFANRTPIAHLWLVGDSTHPGEGTAGVSYSALTVVRQIDG; from the coding sequence ATACCAAATCATCGTGTTGGCAAAAACAAACCCCGCGTTATCGTTATTGGTGCGGGAATAGGCGGACTCACAGCTGGAGCTTTATTAGCCAAGAAAGGTTACAGTGTCTTAATCTTGGATCAAGCCCTAGTTCCTGGAGGCTGTGCTTCTACCTTTAAACGCAAAGGCTTCACCTTTGATGTAGGTGCAACCCAGGTAGCAGGTTTGGAACCAGGAGGAATTCATCACCGGATTTTTTCAGAACTAGAAATAGATCTGCCACCAGCGACACCATGCGATCCAGCTTGTGCAGTGTACTTACCTGGGGAAGATACACCAATCAATGTTTGGCGCGATCGCCAAAAATGGCAAGAAGAACGTCAGCGACAGTTCCCTGGTAGCGAACCCTTTTGGCAATTAATTGCAGCACTATTCAAAGCGAGTTGGGAATTTCAAGGACGCGATCCCGTACTACCGCCACGTGATATCTGGGATTTGTTGCAGCTAACAAAAGCAGTGCGTCCCGGTACATTAATTACCGTACCTTACACCTTGTTTACGGTGGGGGATGCTTTGCGTGCGTATAAACTGGCAGATGATCATCGTTTGCGGACTTTTTTGGATTTGCAACTGAAGTTGTATTCCCAGGTGAATGCAGAGGAAACAGCATTACTTTACGCAGCAACGGCGTTGAGTGTCTCGCAGGAACCGCAAGGATTGTTTCATCTTCAAGGTAGCATGCAGGTACTTAGCGATCGCCTAGTACAAGCTTTGGAAAGAGATGGCGGTAAATTATTAATGCGCCATACTGTTGAAAACATCAAAGTCAAGGATGGCAAAGCTACGGCTGTGGTGATTCGTAACCAAAAAACAGGGGAAGTATGGACTGAATCAGCCGACCATGTAGTTGCTAATGTTACTGTTCAAAACCTAGTACAGTTGCTTGGTAAGAAAGCCCCGCGTGGGTATAAAAAGCGTGTAGAAAAACTGCCGCCAGCATCGGGCGCGTTTGTAATCTATTTGGGTGTCGATGAAAGTGCGATTCCGCCTGGATGTCCGCCTCACCTACAGTTTATGTACGACGCAAATGGCCCGATTGGCGAGAATAATTCCCTATTTGTATCTGTTAGTAATCCTGGTGATGGTCGTGCCCCAGTCGGAAAAGGTACGATTATTGCATCTTCCTTCGTAGATCCAAAACCTTGGTGGGATACAGAGGATTATGAAGGGTTAAAGCAAAAGTATACAGAAGATGCGATCGCCCACCTTGCAAAATACTTTTACTTAAAACCAGAAACTATTCTTCATATAGAAGCCGCCACACCGCGTACCTTTGCCCGTTTTACAGTTCGCGATCGAGGTATTGTTGGTGGTATTGGTCAAAGAATACCTACATTCGGTCCTTTTGGTTTCGCCAATCGTACACCAATAGCTCATCTGTGGTTAGTTGGTGACTCCACCCACCCCGGTGAAGGTACTGCTGGTGTGAGTTACTCAGCCCTAACAGTAGTACGACAAATTGATGGGTAA
- the kdpC gene encoding K(+)-transporting ATPase subunit C, producing MSQLRQISKAIRSTVALWLITAFIYPLFMLAFGQIALPFQANGSLLTKNDMIIGSALIGQPFTSDRYFWSRPSTVDYSTKSEVATTGTSGASNLAPSNLDLLKRIQDKVLRLNQAKIQPTADLVYTSASGLDPHISTVAAQAQIQRIATARNIDPNKIKSLIQQNTDGRFLGIFGEPGVNVLKLNMALDALQSNR from the coding sequence ATGAGTCAATTACGCCAAATTAGTAAAGCTATTCGTTCTACCGTGGCTTTGTGGTTAATAACAGCATTTATTTACCCTTTGTTCATGCTGGCATTTGGACAGATAGCCTTGCCTTTCCAAGCAAATGGTAGCTTGCTGACAAAAAATGATATGATTATTGGTTCGGCATTAATTGGTCAACCTTTTACAAGCGATCGCTACTTTTGGAGTCGTCCCAGCACTGTTGATTACAGTACCAAATCGGAAGTTGCCACGACAGGAACCTCTGGTGCTAGCAACCTTGCTCCCAGCAACCTCGACTTGTTAAAACGCATTCAAGATAAGGTCTTACGTCTTAATCAAGCCAAAATTCAACCTACCGCTGATTTAGTTTACACATCTGCCTCTGGTCTTGACCCACACATTAGCACTGTCGCAGCCCAAGCGCAGATTCAGCGCATCGCTACTGCTCGTAATATCGACCCAAACAAAATTAAAAGTTTGATACAACAAAATACAGACGGCAGATTCTTGGGTATTTTTGGTGAACCCGGAGTCAACGTTTTGAAGCTAAACATGGCGTTAGACGCTTTGCAGTCCAACCGTTAG
- the kdpF gene encoding K(+)-transporting ATPase subunit F, whose protein sequence is MMKYLSEDFSEIISFLKLRKNRVPVYLFLVFCFNVLLAPAVQAATPGELSRWQAYTLALLGLVTLSLCIYLFVVIFQPEKF, encoded by the coding sequence ATGATGAAATATTTATCAGAGGATTTTTCAGAAATCATCTCCTTTCTCAAACTCAGAAAAAATCGCGTCCCTGTCTATCTGTTTTTAGTATTTTGCTTCAATGTACTGCTAGCACCAGCAGTTCAGGCAGCCACACCAGGAGAACTGTCACGTTGGCAAGCATATACTCTTGCCTTGTTGGGACTAGTCACCCTTAGTTTGTGCATTTATTTATTTGTTGTGATTTTTCAACCAGAGAAATTTTAA
- the kdpB gene encoding potassium-transporting ATPase subunit KdpB, whose amino-acid sequence MQLSTKPRQERKHTPKAKTSGLYSQAFRQAFIKLNPRTMLKNPVMFMVWVGTIITALVTIAPNLFGSYPGDKQRLFNGLITLILFFTVVFANFAEAVAEGRGKAQADALRATKSDALARKLLPDGSIEEVSSTALRRGDQVKVIAGDMIPADGEVITGVASVDESAITGESAPVLKQPGTDIASSVTGGTRIISDELIIRVTADPGKGFIDRMISLVEGAERSKTPNEIALTVLLAVLTQVFLVVIATLPTVSFYVKSPVSVAVLIALLVALIPTTIGGLLSAIGIAGMDRVAQFNVIATSGRAVEACGDVNSLVLDKTGTITLGNRMAEEFIPVNGHSLNEVAKVALASSVFDETPEGKSIVKLAEKLGAKLDFDPKEAEGMEFSAKTRMSGTNLPNGKEIRKGAVDAIKGFVRSRSGSSGASRNGGLTPELDAAYERISRLGGTPLALCQNDDIYGVIYLKDIIKPGIRDRFDQMRRMGIKTVMLTGDNRITASVIAEEAGVDDFVAEATPEDKIEVIRSEQAQGKLVAMTGDGTNDAPALAQANVGVAMNSGTQAAKEAANMVDLDSDPTKLIDIVTIGKQLLITRGALTTFSIANDVAKYFAIIPAIFAGIGVGGLNIMGLASPQSAVLSALIYNALIIPALIPLALTGVKFRPLTADQLLQRNIFIYGLGGVIAPFIAIKVIDVLIAAVGLA is encoded by the coding sequence ATGCAACTATCTACAAAACCTCGACAAGAACGCAAACATACGCCTAAAGCAAAAACTTCTGGACTCTACTCTCAGGCGTTTCGGCAAGCATTCATCAAGCTAAACCCGCGTACCATGCTCAAAAACCCAGTCATGTTTATGGTGTGGGTAGGCACAATTATTACTGCACTGGTAACAATTGCACCTAACTTGTTTGGTTCATATCCTGGGGATAAACAGCGACTTTTCAACGGTCTAATTACCTTGATTCTGTTCTTTACCGTTGTCTTTGCCAACTTCGCCGAAGCTGTCGCCGAAGGGCGGGGTAAGGCTCAAGCAGATGCTTTGCGAGCCACCAAATCTGATGCTTTAGCCCGCAAACTTCTTCCTGATGGTTCTATCGAAGAAGTGAGTTCTACAGCTTTACGTCGAGGCGATCAAGTGAAAGTTATCGCAGGTGATATGATCCCCGCTGATGGAGAGGTTATTACAGGGGTGGCTTCTGTAGATGAATCTGCCATTACAGGGGAGTCTGCACCAGTTTTGAAACAACCAGGAACAGATATTGCTAGTTCCGTCACTGGAGGAACGCGGATCATCTCTGATGAATTGATAATTCGCGTTACTGCCGATCCTGGCAAGGGCTTTATTGACCGGATGATTTCCTTGGTAGAAGGTGCAGAACGCAGCAAAACACCCAATGAAATTGCTTTAACAGTCTTGCTGGCTGTTCTGACTCAAGTGTTTTTAGTAGTGATTGCAACTCTACCCACCGTATCATTCTACGTTAAATCACCAGTAAGTGTTGCTGTATTAATTGCTTTACTAGTAGCACTAATTCCTACCACGATTGGGGGTTTACTCAGTGCGATTGGGATTGCTGGAATGGATAGAGTTGCCCAGTTCAATGTCATTGCTACCTCTGGACGAGCGGTAGAAGCTTGTGGCGATGTAAATTCTCTAGTATTAGATAAAACAGGTACGATTACCTTGGGAAACCGTATGGCAGAGGAATTTATTCCCGTTAACGGTCATTCTCTGAATGAGGTAGCTAAAGTTGCCTTGGCATCTAGCGTGTTTGATGAAACACCAGAAGGTAAGTCAATTGTCAAGTTGGCAGAGAAATTAGGGGCAAAATTAGATTTTGACCCAAAAGAAGCAGAAGGTATGGAATTTTCTGCCAAAACGCGCATGAGTGGAACTAACTTACCTAATGGCAAAGAGATTCGTAAAGGTGCTGTGGACGCGATTAAAGGATTTGTGCGATCGCGTAGCGGCTCCTCTGGAGCATCGCGCAATGGTGGATTAACTCCCGAACTCGATGCAGCCTACGAGCGCATTTCCAGATTGGGTGGAACTCCATTAGCACTATGTCAGAACGATGATATCTACGGGGTGATTTATCTTAAAGATATTATTAAACCGGGTATTCGCGATCGCTTTGACCAAATGCGACGCATGGGAATTAAAACCGTAATGCTGACGGGAGATAACCGCATTACCGCGTCTGTGATTGCCGAGGAAGCAGGAGTTGATGACTTTGTTGCCGAAGCGACTCCAGAAGACAAAATTGAGGTGATTCGTTCGGAACAAGCACAAGGAAAATTGGTTGCCATGACAGGTGACGGTACCAATGATGCACCTGCACTCGCACAGGCGAATGTGGGAGTAGCAATGAATTCCGGTACACAAGCAGCGAAAGAAGCTGCCAATATGGTAGACCTGGATTCTGATCCCACTAAGTTAATTGATATCGTCACTATTGGCAAACAACTGCTAATTACCCGTGGTGCACTTACCACTTTTTCTATTGCTAACGATGTCGCCAAGTATTTCGCCATTATTCCCGCCATCTTCGCAGGTATTGGTGTTGGCGGTCTCAACATTATGGGTTTGGCAAGTCCCCAATCTGCGGTTCTATCGGCGCTAATTTATAATGCCTTGATTATTCCTGCTCTGATTCCATTAGCGTTAACTGGTGTTAAGTTTAGACCACTTACCGCTGACCAACTTTTACAGCGCAATATTTTTATCTACGGACTTGGTGGCGTCATTGCTCCTTTCATCGCCATCAAAGTCATTGATGTTCTCATCGCAGCAGTCGGTTTGGCGTAA